CGGCAAGTGAAGGCGATCCTGGATCTGCGCCTGCACCGTTTGACTGCGCTCGGGCGGGACGAGATCGGTGACGAGCTCAAAGAGCTGTCCGAGGCTATTGCCGAATACCTTTCCATCTTGGCGGACCGCGTGAAGCTTTACGCTATTTTGCGCGATGAGTTGCTGGACATCCGCGAGCAATACGCCACTCCGCGCGTGTCCGAGATCGCTCCGGCCTGGGATGGTCTCGACGACGAGGATCTGATCGAGCGCGACGAAATGGTCGTGACGGTCACTCTCGACGGCTACATCAAGCGCACCCCGCTTTCGACGTTCCGTGCCCAGCATCGCGGCGGCAAGGGCCGTGCCGGCATGGCGACCAAGGATGCCGATGCGGTGAGCGAGATGTTCGTCACCAGCACTCACAATCCGGTGCTGTTCTTCTCCACCCATGGCAAGGTCTACCGCCTAAAGGTCTGGAAACTGCCCGAAGGCGGGCCCACGACACGAGGGCGGCCGATCATCAACATGCTGCCTTCGCTTGACGAAGGTGAGACGATTGCCGCGGTGCTGCCGTTGCCCGAAGACGAAGACAGTTGGGGAGCGCTGAGCGTCGTATTCTCGACGGCAAAGGGCAATGTACGCCGCAACAGCATGGATGCCTTCACCAACATCCCGTCCAACGGGAAGTTTGCGATGAAGTTCGAAGAAGGCAGCGAAGATCGCCTGATTGGCGTCGCGCTGCTGGAAGCGACGGACGACGTGTTGCTTGCCACCCGCATGGGCAAGGCAATCCGCTTTGCAGGCGAGGATGTGCGCGAATTCACCTCTCGCACCTCTACCGGTGTGCGCGGCATGAAATTCAAGGAGAAAGGCGACGAGGTTGTGTCGCTCTCGATCCTTACGGGCGGTTCCGCCACTCCCGACGAACGCGATGCCTATTTGAAAGCTGCGCCGTGGAAAGCAGACGAAGGTGCACCTGCGCTTTCCGAGGAACACGCTGCGATGGCTGAGGAAGAGCAGTTTATTCTGACCGTATGTGCCAATGGCTATGGCAAGATGTCGTCCGCCTATGAATATCGCCGCGCGGGCCGTGGCGGCATGGGCATTACCAATATCGACAATATCAAGCGCAACGGTCCTGTCGTGGCGAGCTTCACCGCGACGAAGGCCGACCAATTGATGCTTGTAACAGACCAGGCCAAGCTGATCCGCATCGGTCTCGACAGTATGCGTGTGATTGGCCGCGGTTCTGCCGGTGTCCGCTTGTTCGATGTGGCCAAGGGCGAAACCATCGTCAGTGCCGTACGTATTGACGAGCAGGAAGAGCCGGAGAACGAGGCCGAAGAAGCGATCGTCGAAGAAATGATCGGCCGCGATGCGGATGACACCACGCCGCAGACCACGATGGACCGGGATAGCAACGAGGGCGAAACGCCGGAGGACTAAATGCTGACAGTCGAGCCGAGTGGCCAAGCCTGCGGTGCCATGGCGACGGGCATCGATTTGTCCGCTCCGCTCGATGCCAGCGCGGTTCGCGAAATCCGGGCCGCGTGGCTAGAACATCGCGTGCTGGCTTTCCCCGGTCAGGCGATGGATGATGATGCGTTAGAACGGTTTACACTGGCCATGGGCGGCTTTGGTGAAGATCCGTTCTTCGACCCTATCCCGGGGCGCCAAAACATCGCGGCGATCCTGCGCGAGCCTGACGAAACCAGTCCCCTGTTTGCGGAGAACTGGCATAGCGACTGGAGCTTTCTGGAGGCACCGCCTGCGGGCACGTGTCTGCTTTCAATCGAGATTCCGCCTCAGGGCGGCGACACTCTGTTCGCAAACCAGATCGCCGCATTCGCCGCCCTCCCCGATACTCGCAAGGACGAGCTTCGGCAGCTGACCGCGATCCACAGTGCGCGCGGGGCCTATGCTCTCGATGGCGCTTATGGCGAGGACGACGAAGGGCGCAGCATGGCAATCCGGCCCAGCGACAAGGCCATGGAAACCTGCACTCATCCCCTCATCCAACGCCATCCCGAGACGGGTGAAGAGGCCATCTTCTCCGCACTCGGCTATATCATCGGGATCGAGGGTATGGAGCAAGACAAGGCAGTCTCGTTGTTGCGCGAGCTCTATGCATGGCAATCAGACGATCGCTTCGTCTACCGCCACCAATGGGAGCCCGGTATGCTGGTGTTGTGGGATAATCGCAGCGTGCTGCATCGCGCCACGGGTGGTTACGAAGGGTATCGCCGCGAACTGCACCGCACCACTATCGCTGCCAGGCCGTAGCCAGCCGCTCCGCACGCAAAGTCTGCACAACCCCGGTCGCGATCAGGAACTGGCCGAGGAAATAGATCGGCCAGACCAGCAGATCGGGGATCGCCTGCATATCCAGAGGCCCCATGCGGCTGAAAATCAGCAAGTCGGAAATCACGAACAATACCGCGCCGACACCGACCCGGTAACGCGGGAAGCGGCTCAGCCACGCTGCCGCTGCCATACCTCCAAGAGCAAGGGCATAGAGACCGACCTGCAAATCGCCCGACAGCAGCCAGCTGACCACCGGCGTGAGGAGTAGCAGTGCCACACCCGCTGCCTTCTGGCTTCCGGTCGGCGTGCCGCGGGGATTGCGCAGATAGAGGGCAATCGCTGCGACGTGAGAAAGGAAGAAAGCCGTTCCGCCATACAGAAATTCGATCTCGATCAGCATGTCACCACACGCGGACAGACCAAGAGCCAGGGCCAGCAAGTTCCCGTCCTTCCCTCCGGCCCGGCGCAAGGCATAGACCGCCAGCAGGGCAACGCCGGTACCCTTGAGCATCATCAACCAGATGCCCCCGATGGGATTGTCGCTGAGGAAGTAATATGCCCCTGCAGCGATGATCGCCGCCATCAGCCAAGGGCGATGTTCGATCAGTGCACGTTTTGGCATAGTTCCCCCGAAAATTCTTACATCGTTGCAGCGCTTGCATCATTCATGCTGCGAAATGCACACACATTCCTCTCGCCCGATGCTATTAAGAAAGCACAAATACAGGGGATTGCCCATGGCCCAAGTGCTTGATCCCGCCCGCCTGCGTCAGGCTGCCAGACAGCTCCGCTGGCGCGACCTGGCCTCTATGCGCCCACGCGACGGGTTGGTGGAGTGCCTGCACCCGCTTCCCTGGCTGTCTGCCTCGTTGGCCTTCTTCGCCCTCGACTTGTGGCCACTGGGTCTGTTGTGCGAATTCATGTTCTTCCTCACCGCGCTGCGGCTGAACCATGAAGCGATTCATCACAATCTCGGCTTCAGCCCGCAAGGCCACAGGATGGTCTTGCATGGTTTGAGCCTCATGATGCTCGGCAGCAATCATAGCGTCGCTTTTAATCACATGCGCCATCACGCCCATATCAACACCGAGCGCGATCTGGAGGGCAAGGCCGGCAAAATGAGCCTGATCCGGGTCCTCGCTTATGGGCCGCTCTTCCCAATCGAGTGCCACCTGGCTGCATTGCGAGAAGGCGGCCCGGTGTGGCGTCGCAAGGTGGGCATCGACTTGCTTCTCAACATGGTCTTGCCGGCGGTCGCGATAGTGTGGAGCGTGGACGCGATCGCGTGGCACTTCGGCACGATGCTGGTGGCGCAATGCTTTACCGCCCTGTTCGCGGTGTGGATCACCCATCGCGGCTGCCAAGACAGTGCTCTGGTTGCGCGGTCACAACGGAACCGGCTGGTCAATGCTGTCAGCTACAACATGTTTTTTCATCTGGAGCATCACCTGTTCCCGGCTGTGCCTGTCCGTCGCCTGCCGGAACTCGCACGTCGGCTGGACCGGGTCCTGCCGGAATTGAAGCAACATCTGAAGCCTGTGGTCGGTCGCTAGGCCCTCGGTCCATCATTGCGCTGGCCGTGCGCAGCACCTAGTTGCGGGGCCATGACACATCAGGTCCATATCATCGGCGGCGGTCTCGCCGGGAGCGAGGCTGCCTGGCAGCTCGCGAAGCGCGGAATCAAGGTCCGCCTGTCGGAAATGCGCGGCAGCGGCGAGATGACCCCGGCCCACCAGACCGACGGGCTGGCGGAATTGGTATGCTCCAATTCTTTCCGCTCCGACGATGACGACAAGAACGCTGTCGGCCTGCTCCACCACGAAATGCGTCGACTGGATTCGCTCGTCATGCGGGCTGGCGAGACGGCCCGTGTTCCTGCCGGTTCGGCGATGGCCGTGGATCGCGATGTCTTCTCCGCCGAAGTCCAGCGAACGCTCGAAGAACATCCCAATGTGGAGGTCGTGCGTGAACGTATCGACACTCTGCCTACCGATGGATTGACCATCGTTTCCACTGGCCCCCTCACCGCTCAATCTCTGGCCGAGAGTATTGTTACGGCCACGGGCCAGGAACGCTTGGCGTTCTTCGATGCGATCGCGCCCATCGTGCACCGCGACAGCATCGATATGGACATATGCTGGATCCAGTCGCGCTGGAACAAACGGACCGAAGCCTCCAACGAGGAAGGCGACTATATCAACTGCCCGATGACGCAGGAGCAGTATCTCGCCTTTCATCAGGGCCTGATGGACGGTGAGAAGACCGAGTTCCGCGAATGGGAAAAGGACACACCCTATTTCGACGGCTGCATGCCGATCGAGGTCATGGCAAGTCGCGGTATCGACACGCTCCGCTATGGCCCGATGAAGCCGGTTGGCCTCGACAATCCCCGCGATACCTCGCCCGAATTCCCGCAAGGTCGCTGGCCTTACGCCGTGGTGCAGCTGCGGCAGGACAACAAGCTGGGCACCTTGTGGAATATGGTCGGCTTCCAGACGAAGCTGAAATATGGTGCGCAAGTGGAGCTATTCCGGACCATCCCGGGATTGGAAAACGCCGAATTCGCGCGCTTGGGCGGGTTGCATCGCAACACCTTCCTCAATTCGCCAATGGTGCTGGATCGCCAGCTCCGGCTTAAGGGCGCGGAGCATATCCGTTTTGCAGGGCAGGTTACCGGATGCGAGGGCTATGTAGAAAGTTCCGCTGTGGGGCTGGTTGCGGGGATGATGGCTGCGGCCGAGCTGGCTGGCGAAACATGGCAGGGGCCACCGCGCACCACCGCCCTTGGCGCGTTGCTATCCCACATTACCGGCGATGCAGAGGCCGACACTTATCAGCCGATGAATATCAATTTTGGCCTGTTCCCGCCCCTGCACGAGGTCAAGAAGAAGCAGCGGAAGGAAGCCTATACCTCGCGCGGCAAGGAAGACATGGGCGCGTGGCTGGCGCAGCTGGAAGCGGTCCCCGCCTAGGCAGCGATCAGCAGCGGCAATTGTTGCGCCGCGGCCGGCGCTTGGGCGCGGTGGTGGCAAATTCGTCCGGACTCAATTCTCGGTCGCCATTGGCATCGGCTCCGTCAAATCGCTCGACAGTGCGCACTGCCCATTCCTCGAATGTCAGCAGATTGTTGCCGTCCTTGTCGAGCTTACGGAAGGCATCGGTCCGGCTGGAGAGCATCTCGTTGCGGGTGATGGTGAGATCGCGGTTCCGATCATAGCGGAAGAAACGGCGCTGCTCGCGGCTCAGCTCGGTCGCTTCGGGCGGTTCCGGTCCCTCTGCATCGGCGACATCG
This is a stretch of genomic DNA from Parerythrobacter jejuensis. It encodes these proteins:
- the gyrA gene encoding DNA gyrase subunit A; translation: MSDDTDTLTPPVPMDEYERIDIVDEMKTSYLDYAMSVIVSRALPDVRDGLKPVHRRILYASQEGGFVAGRPYRKSAKIVGDVMGNYHPHGDSAIYDALARMTQDWSLRVPLIDGQGNFGSMDPDPPASMRYTEARLNKVANALLDDLDKDTVDFADNYDGSLKEPTVLPARFPNLLVNGAGGIAVGMATNVPPHNLGEVIDGCLAFIDNPAITSEELIEFIPGPDFPTAPLILGQSGARAAYTTGRGSILMRARHEVETKKGDRESIVLTSIPFQVGKSGLVEKIAEAAKDKRIEGISDIRDESSREGVRVVVDLKRDASADVVLNQIWRYTPAQSSFPANMLAIRGGRPETLALRDIIQSFITFREEVITRRTKFELNKARERAHILLGLVVAVSNLDEVVAMIRGSSNPQIAREKLRTKEWPIGDIAQYIRLVEAIEPDAEQEGGTYRLSERQVKAILDLRLHRLTALGRDEIGDELKELSEAIAEYLSILADRVKLYAILRDELLDIREQYATPRVSEIAPAWDGLDDEDLIERDEMVVTVTLDGYIKRTPLSTFRAQHRGGKGRAGMATKDADAVSEMFVTSTHNPVLFFSTHGKVYRLKVWKLPEGGPTTRGRPIINMLPSLDEGETIAAVLPLPEDEDSWGALSVVFSTAKGNVRRNSMDAFTNIPSNGKFAMKFEEGSEDRLIGVALLEATDDVLLATRMGKAIRFAGEDVREFTSRTSTGVRGMKFKEKGDEVVSLSILTGGSATPDERDAYLKAAPWKADEGAPALSEEHAAMAEEEQFILTVCANGYGKMSSAYEYRRAGRGGMGITNIDNIKRNGPVVASFTATKADQLMLVTDQAKLIRIGLDSMRVIGRGSAGVRLFDVAKGETIVSAVRIDEQEEPENEAEEAIVEEMIGRDADDTTPQTTMDRDSNEGETPED
- a CDS encoding TauD/TfdA dioxygenase family protein, producing MLTVEPSGQACGAMATGIDLSAPLDASAVREIRAAWLEHRVLAFPGQAMDDDALERFTLAMGGFGEDPFFDPIPGRQNIAAILREPDETSPLFAENWHSDWSFLEAPPAGTCLLSIEIPPQGGDTLFANQIAAFAALPDTRKDELRQLTAIHSARGAYALDGAYGEDDEGRSMAIRPSDKAMETCTHPLIQRHPETGEEAIFSALGYIIGIEGMEQDKAVSLLRELYAWQSDDRFVYRHQWEPGMLVLWDNRSVLHRATGGYEGYRRELHRTTIAARP
- a CDS encoding lysoplasmalogenase family protein — encoded protein: MPKRALIEHRPWLMAAIIAAGAYYFLSDNPIGGIWLMMLKGTGVALLAVYALRRAGGKDGNLLALALGLSACGDMLIEIEFLYGGTAFFLSHVAAIALYLRNPRGTPTGSQKAAGVALLLLTPVVSWLLSGDLQVGLYALALGGMAAAAWLSRFPRYRVGVGAVLFVISDLLIFSRMGPLDMQAIPDLLVWPIYFLGQFLIATGVVQTLRAERLATAWQR
- a CDS encoding fatty acid desaturase family protein, which encodes MAQVLDPARLRQAARQLRWRDLASMRPRDGLVECLHPLPWLSASLAFFALDLWPLGLLCEFMFFLTALRLNHEAIHHNLGFSPQGHRMVLHGLSLMMLGSNHSVAFNHMRHHAHINTERDLEGKAGKMSLIRVLAYGPLFPIECHLAALREGGPVWRRKVGIDLLLNMVLPAVAIVWSVDAIAWHFGTMLVAQCFTALFAVWITHRGCQDSALVARSQRNRLVNAVSYNMFFHLEHHLFPAVPVRRLPELARRLDRVLPELKQHLKPVVGR
- the trmFO gene encoding methylenetetrahydrofolate--tRNA-(uracil(54)-C(5))-methyltransferase (FADH(2)-oxidizing) TrmFO translates to MTHQVHIIGGGLAGSEAAWQLAKRGIKVRLSEMRGSGEMTPAHQTDGLAELVCSNSFRSDDDDKNAVGLLHHEMRRLDSLVMRAGETARVPAGSAMAVDRDVFSAEVQRTLEEHPNVEVVRERIDTLPTDGLTIVSTGPLTAQSLAESIVTATGQERLAFFDAIAPIVHRDSIDMDICWIQSRWNKRTEASNEEGDYINCPMTQEQYLAFHQGLMDGEKTEFREWEKDTPYFDGCMPIEVMASRGIDTLRYGPMKPVGLDNPRDTSPEFPQGRWPYAVVQLRQDNKLGTLWNMVGFQTKLKYGAQVELFRTIPGLENAEFARLGGLHRNTFLNSPMVLDRQLRLKGAEHIRFAGQVTGCEGYVESSAVGLVAGMMAAAELAGETWQGPPRTTALGALLSHITGDAEADTYQPMNINFGLFPPLHEVKKKQRKEAYTSRGKEDMGAWLAQLEAVPA
- a CDS encoding EF-hand domain-containing protein, with the translated sequence MDRLVLGAVGALLLAGVGLFWWQGRAQVEEGAPPPIAEPTEAQPAEPELPVADVADAEGPEPPEATELSREQRRFFRYDRNRDLTITRNEMLSSRTDAFRKLDKDGNNLLTFEEWAVRTVERFDGADANGDRELSPDEFATTAPKRRPRRNNCRC